The Candidatus Methylomirabilota bacterium genome contains the following window.
CCCCGGTACCAGGTCCCCCCGATCGATAACGGCCTGTTTCTATGGAGTTTGGGCGGGGCGAGACTGGCGAGAAATCGACCATCTGGACAGGAAATGCCCAGGGATGGCGGGGGATAAGTATAGTCGGGGCTGATCGCCTTGAACGCCTCGACGGTCTTGCGGCAACCCTAATTCACGGCGTCGAGCCAAACGTCGATCAGGGCGAGTTGGCCGGAGGCGACGGCCTTGAGCCCGCGCTCCAAGGCGGGCCGCACCTCGCTCGGCTCCTCCACCTTCTCCCCGTACCCATCGAACGCGCGGGCAATGGCAGCATAGTCCGGGCTCGGTGTGATCGACGTGCCCACAAAGGTCTTGGACTTCACCGCCCACCCTTCGGGGTAATACCGTGGAACGCCGGACTTCTGGGAAAGATACCCATGGTTGTTGAACATCACGATCAGGAGCGGCATCCCGTATTCCTGGGCGAGTCCCAACGCGGCCAGCACCGGGTTGTAGCTGAAGGCACCATCACCGATGGTCACGATGACCGGCCGGGCGGGGGCCGCCGCCTTGACGCCGAGCGCTGTCCCCAAGCCGGTCCCCAGGCCACCGCAGAAGCCCGAGAAGAATGCCCCGGGCTTCAGGCGATCGAGATGGCTCACGATGTGGCTGCGGTGGGTGATCGTCTCATCCACGACGATCGCGTCGGACGGAAGGACTTCGTTCAGCTCATGCACGATCCATCGGGTGTCGATCGGCCTTCGGTTCTTGAGCGCCAGCGCTTCTTCTTCCCACGCCTGCCTGCGCTGTTGATGGCGTTTGCCCCACTCGGCGGCCCGTCGGGCTCGTGTCGCGTCACCGGCGATCCGCTTGGTCAATCGCTCGACGAGTTGGCCCAGCGAGCTTTCCGGCTCACCCGCGAGGCAGAGGTCGACCGACAGCCCCCAATAAGGAAGCTCGGGACGCAGCGGGCTTTCGCCCAGCACCGCCACTCTGGCTCCCCTCGGACCGGCCGACAGAGGATGCCAGGGACGGAGCGCGTTCAGCAGAAGCACCAGATCGGCGTCCTTCAGGTAGGGCCCCGGGTCGTTGCCACCATGCAGGGGATGGGTGCGCGGAAAGTTGACGTATCCGGGGTCGCGCGTCTCCACGACCGGAGCGCCAAGCAGCTCAGCCAGCTCGACGAGCCGCTCGACAGCACCGACGGTTCGCCCGAGCTCCTCGGGGATGATGACCGGGTGCTTCGCCTCGGCCAGCATGCGGGCCAGCTCTTCGATCCCTCGCGGATCGGCCGTCGGACAGTGGGGGAGGCTCGCCGCCGCCGGGGCATTCGTGGCCATCGTCGCGAAGAGGTACTCCATGGGGAGGGAGACGAAGACCGGGCCTCGGGGAATCGACATGGCGAGTTGACAGGCGCGCTGGATCGTCGCGGGCATGAGCGCCGGCGTATTGACGCCGACGCTCCACTTCACGCACGGCTCGACCAGTCGGGCCGGGCCACCCACGTCGGCGAGGTGACGAAGCCATTGCGCGCCGGGGTCGGGCCCCTGTTCCTCGCCGAACCCGATCGATTCACCGGTGAACACCACCATCGGAACCCCCTCGTGCAGCGCGCCACGAAGCGCCATCGTCGCGTGGAGCGCCCCGACCGTCGTGTGGAGCATCACCGCCGGCAACTTGCCGGTCGCCTTGGCGTAACCGCTCGCCATGCCGAGGCTGATCTCCTCGTGTCGCGAGGAGAGGTATCGGGGAATGGCGTCGCGCTGTGAGCACGGCTTGGCCAGATACTCCCATACGGGCGCCCATTCAGAGCCCGGGGAGGCGAAGATGTACTCGATCCCCATCTTGCCCAGCAGGCCCACAAACGCCTCCGCGCCGCTCAAGCCCTTCACGTCCATCTGAGCCCTCCCGCGCGATCACAGCAATCCCGCGTCACTTCTTTGCCCAGAGCTTATCGAAGAAGCCGCTCCTCTCCATTTCATCCAGATAACGGCGGTCGACCATACTTCGAGAAGAGCCCGGCCTCCTGGGCGATCCACGGCGTCGATTGCGACAGGGTGCGCGCCCCATGGATGCCGACCAGCCTCTCCGCCGCCCCCGCCTGATGGGGCACGACGTCGAGCCCAAGCAGAATCAAGATCGCGATCGACCACGAAGACCACCTGATATGGCGCGTGAGGCCGGCCATTCTCGCTCCCTGTACGGAGAGTCGCCTGATGCCTTGCCGCGAGGCCCAGCATAGCCTACCCTGGTCCCCCTGGGTCAGTCCTCGTCCCCAGGGAGGTCTCGATGAAGGGCGTCACGCTCCCCACCGAAACGGTGTTCGTCCTGGAAATGTCGCCCATCAAGTTCGGCCTCGGCGCCAGCGACGAGATCGGGTACGATGCCCGCCGCCTCGGGCTCAAGCGGGTGCTGATCGTCACCGACCGGCATCTGGTCGAGGTCGGCCTGCCCGACCGCATCCGCGCGCTCCTCGATGAGGAAGGGATCAAGGCCGACGTCTACGACGGCGTCGAGATCGAGCCGACCGACCGGTCGATGGAAGAGGCCGCCGAGTACGCGCGCCAGCGCGAGTTCGACGGGCTCATCGGCGTCGGCGGCGGCAGCGCGCTCGACACGTGCAAGGCCGTGAATCTTGTCACGACGTATCCGGCGCCGCTGCTCGACTACATCAACAAGCCCGTCGGGCGCGGCGTGGCCGTCCCCGGTCCGCTCAAGCCGATGATCGCGGTGCCGACGACGGCCGGCACCGGCAGCGAGACGACGGCGGTGGCGGTGACCCACGTGGTCGACCAGAACGTCAAGGCGGGCGTGTCGCACCGGCTGCTGCGGCCGGCCCTCGGGCTGGTGGACCCGCTCAACACGTTG
Protein-coding sequences here:
- a CDS encoding thiamine pyrophosphate-dependent enzyme yields the protein MDVKGLSGAEAFVGLLGKMGIEYIFASPGSEWAPVWEYLAKPCSQRDAIPRYLSSRHEEISLGMASGYAKATGKLPAVMLHTTVGALHATMALRGALHEGVPMVVFTGESIGFGEEQGPDPGAQWLRHLADVGGPARLVEPCVKWSVGVNTPALMPATIQRACQLAMSIPRGPVFVSLPMEYLFATMATNAPAAASLPHCPTADPRGIEELARMLAEAKHPVIIPEELGRTVGAVERLVELAELLGAPVVETRDPGYVNFPRTHPLHGGNDPGPYLKDADLVLLLNALRPWHPLSAGPRGARVAVLGESPLRPELPYWGLSVDLCLAGEPESSLGQLVERLTKRIAGDATRARRAAEWGKRHQQRRQAWEEEALALKNRRPIDTRWIVHELNEVLPSDAIVVDETITHRSHIVSHLDRLKPGAFFSGFCGGLGTGLGTALGVKAAAPARPVIVTIGDGAFSYNPVLAALGLAQEYGMPLLIVMFNNHGYLSQKSGVPRYYPEGWAVKSKTFVGTSITPSPDYAAIARAFDGYGEKVEEPSEVRPALERGLKAVASGQLALIDVWLDAVN